One Alkaliphilus sp. B6464 genomic window carries:
- a CDS encoding head-tail connector protein produces MKVSEVTNKEVIEYLRLEHEDLTEEEITEINNILIAAKKFIKSYTGLTEEQIDTHEDFYIVVMVLCQDMYDNRSMYIDKNNLNKVVDTILGMHSMNLL; encoded by the coding sequence GTGAAAGTAAGCGAAGTAACAAATAAAGAAGTAATAGAGTATTTAAGACTTGAACATGAAGATTTAACCGAAGAGGAAATAACAGAGATAAATAATATATTAATAGCTGCTAAAAAATTCATAAAATCTTATACCGGATTAACTGAGGAACAAATAGACACTCATGAGGATTTTTATATAGTTGTAATGGTATTATGTCAAGATATGTACGATAACAGATCTATGTATATAGATAAAAACAACTTAAACAAAGTAGTTGATACGATATTGGGAATGCACTCAATGAATTTACTGTAG
- a CDS encoding HK97 gp10 family phage protein produces MAKVKFKIEGMKQLEKGFKKLGDVPQKHVTSSSRKGMNIALKDSKANAPYETGNLKKGIKLAGERSKHKGKKVYRVVFDREMNNVFQKFRQKDGVQTGELIGYYPVSQEYGFFAKNGRYIPGYRFISDSLKDNVRSIERTIVAEMRKKIDQEIAKVGLK; encoded by the coding sequence ATGGCTAAGGTTAAATTTAAAATTGAAGGTATGAAACAATTAGAAAAGGGCTTTAAAAAACTAGGAGACGTACCGCAGAAACACGTCACTTCATCAAGTAGAAAAGGTATGAATATAGCTTTAAAGGACTCTAAAGCTAATGCACCTTATGAAACTGGAAATCTTAAAAAGGGAATAAAATTAGCTGGCGAAAGATCAAAACATAAAGGCAAGAAGGTTTATAGAGTAGTATTTGATAGAGAAATGAATAATGTGTTTCAAAAGTTTAGACAAAAAGATGGCGTCCAAACTGGTGAATTAATAGGATATTATCCAGTATCGCAGGAATATGGTTTCTTTGCTAAAAATGGCAGATATATACCAGGATATAGATTTATAAGCGATAGTTTAAAAGACAATGTTAGGAGTATAGAAAGAACTATAGTAGCTGAAATGAGAAAGAAAATAGATCAAGAGATAGCGAAAGTGGGGTTGAAGTGA
- a CDS encoding FtsK/SpoIIIE domain-containing protein, with protein MNKKMSYTELGICGIAMGGIMMSWAGLPLLGYLFHGVGVGSILQGVYKGNNPYKKLFTALGLYIGKDNREYPILKERKQTKYGECLRFSVPTGLCTKDFEKHQVALKEYFRATDIKIKFNNGWILLELHKERLKDVYDYSDIETKGILEVPVAYGIGGLQTIDIAKGPHILIAGETGSGKSTVLRNIITYLIQKKSKHGIKLHLIDLKEGVEFSIFRKSSTVATFSKSKEEAEKTLSSLLKEVKRRYELFFNNDCVDIVEYNKKFKKKKLNYEVCIIDEFADLQNEKDSIALLEELLAKARACGIHFINSTQRPDSKILNGRIKANVPYVIGLKTMNGINSRIIIDQEGLEGLKGNGHTIIKTDKLIEGQCIYISANKARDIVRETYTKENTSNIAIFKPKEKKREISKVAEVKDFNFLEVLVGGKND; from the coding sequence ATGAATAAAAAAATGAGTTATACAGAGTTAGGAATATGTGGAATTGCCATGGGTGGCATTATGATGTCTTGGGCAGGACTTCCTTTATTGGGATACCTATTTCATGGTGTAGGAGTAGGTTCGATTCTACAAGGTGTATATAAAGGAAATAATCCATATAAAAAGTTATTTACTGCACTCGGATTATACATAGGAAAAGACAACAGAGAGTATCCCATACTAAAAGAACGTAAACAGACTAAGTATGGCGAGTGTCTTAGATTTTCAGTTCCTACAGGATTATGTACAAAGGATTTTGAAAAACACCAAGTAGCTTTAAAGGAATACTTTAGAGCTACAGATATAAAAATTAAATTTAATAATGGATGGATTTTATTGGAGTTACATAAAGAAAGATTAAAGGATGTATATGATTATTCAGATATAGAAACTAAAGGAATATTAGAAGTGCCTGTAGCTTACGGTATAGGTGGATTACAAACAATAGATATAGCAAAGGGGCCACATATTCTTATAGCTGGAGAAACTGGTTCTGGTAAATCTACAGTGTTAAGAAATATAATAACGTACTTAATACAGAAAAAATCTAAGCATGGCATTAAACTACATCTAATTGATCTAAAAGAGGGTGTGGAGTTTAGCATATTTAGAAAATCTAGTACAGTTGCTACATTCTCCAAAAGTAAGGAAGAAGCCGAAAAGACATTGAGTAGTTTACTTAAAGAGGTAAAAAGAAGATATGAATTATTTTTTAATAATGATTGTGTAGATATAGTAGAATACAATAAAAAGTTTAAGAAAAAGAAGTTAAATTATGAAGTGTGCATTATAGATGAATTTGCCGATCTCCAAAATGAAAAAGATAGCATAGCACTATTAGAAGAATTACTAGCAAAAGCAAGAGCATGTGGAATACATTTTATAAACAGTACACAAAGGCCAGATAGTAAAATACTCAATGGTAGAATTAAAGCTAACGTGCCTTACGTAATTGGCTTAAAGACCATGAATGGAATAAACAGCAGAATAATCATAGATCAGGAAGGATTAGAGGGACTTAAAGGGAATGGTCACACGATAATTAAAACAGATAAACTAATAGAAGGGCAATGTATTTATATATCAGCGAATAAAGCTAGGGACATAGTAAGAGAAACATATACTAAGGAAAATACAAGTAATATAGCTATATTCAAACCTAAAGAAAAGAAAAGAGAAATTTCTAAAGTAGCCGAGGTAAAAGACTTTAATTTTCTTGAAGTATTGGTAGGTGGAAAAAATGACTAA
- a CDS encoding HK97 family phage prohead protease, with protein sequence MRIEVRNDKVILDGYVNAVDRDSKPIITAKGKCVERIEPRAFDKALGRAENVDLLLNHRKDRKLGSIKEGNLELFEDNIGLRAIATVTDPETIQKAKEKKLRGWSFGMFANKDRIEERSNDIPRRHIEDLNLFEVSIIDDRMSPCYIATSIEQRAGEEVITEQRGDEFRAVIIDESSKKPIDYSEFENKIKELRGDE encoded by the coding sequence TTGAGGATTGAAGTTAGAAACGATAAAGTAATTCTAGATGGCTATGTAAATGCAGTTGATAGAGATTCAAAGCCTATTATAACTGCAAAGGGTAAGTGTGTTGAAAGAATTGAGCCTAGAGCCTTTGATAAAGCCTTAGGAAGAGCAGAAAATGTTGATTTACTTTTAAATCATAGGAAAGATAGAAAACTAGGTTCTATTAAAGAGGGTAATCTAGAATTATTTGAGGATAATATTGGTCTAAGAGCAATAGCCACTGTAACCGATCCAGAGACTATTCAAAAGGCCAAAGAAAAGAAATTAAGAGGATGGTCATTTGGAATGTTTGCTAATAAGGACCGAATAGAGGAAAGGTCTAACGACATACCAAGAAGGCATATAGAGGATTTAAATCTGTTCGAAGTATCTATTATAGATGATAGAATGTCACCTTGCTATATTGCAACATCAATAGAGCAAAGAGCAGGCGAAGAGGTTATCACCGAACAAAGAGGTGATGAGTTCAGAGCAGTAATCATTGATGAATCATCTAAGAAACCAATTGATTATTCAGAGTTTGAAAATAAAATAAAAGAATTGAGAGGAGACGAATAA
- a CDS encoding phage tail protein produces the protein MSNSNFIVRGGADFSSIRNEMQRTQNMMNGFQTSINQSMSGISKAFKIALGYVSVRAIAGFVKETTKLGSDVAEIQNVVNVTFGSMTKDIEEFSKSAMDNFGLSELAAKKYSSTMGAMLKSSGIAGEAVRDMSIDLTKLTADMASFHNMSNDEVFTKIMSGMSGMSMPLKELGINMNVANLEAFAMSQGMDKAYRKMSQAEQAMVRYNYLLSVTGDMQGDFSRNAHNWGHQLKILSEQWNTLKATIGQGFINILAPIVTGLNILIKKIQVAAEYFRAFTALIFGDTQASKGTAKNLGYTVDSLEDAEDGFGDVGKAGKKAGKDLKGATTGFDEINKLTDKAGSSAGDLADDLGGIGSIDLGTASSGELDLDTSKIESQLGKVKRLFEDFYNDWGAKDFFKGFRDGLDLINFDSIKTNFKTVFSGLGEIANTAIMAMQPIFQAAGQAFGTSIKYGIAIAGNLFEPITLGWANFITNMKGPIQDWINETSNTITNGFNNLTGIYENLGQSWLNSVNKYKEPIAKAVEDTLTNSSNTFMLIGTVVADTFEIVTDKVKEFAEENKGEIQNFTDSIFGIFTDAWDLINDVWEDTLNSLKVFWDTWGKDIVAGAMNIVNDIGGWFLYLWNDLVKPTWDTMMSWLKKIWDENLKGLVDELLGFVGRVGDLILKLWEGVFKPLVDDILNVLVPAFKNAFNLILDIVGTVVNGIIGIIKNLLKILNGIIDFVVGVFTGDWQRAWEGVKGIFSGVIGSLEEIFKGVINGITGIANSFIRFWNRIELEVPEVDIPLFGKAGGFRIGVPTIPEIPKLATGGITDVNNPFMAIVGDNRTQREVVAPLDDLMGMITSAVSGAAGNNQGSGDIQVIVKVGEDTLTEKVVSNINRQNRISGKTVITV, from the coding sequence TTGTCTAATTCAAATTTTATAGTTCGTGGTGGTGCTGACTTTTCAAGCATTAGGAATGAAATGCAAAGAACACAAAATATGATGAATGGATTTCAAACTAGTATAAACCAAAGCATGTCTGGAATAAGTAAAGCTTTTAAAATAGCGTTAGGTTATGTTTCTGTTAGAGCTATAGCTGGTTTTGTAAAGGAAACTACTAAATTGGGCTCTGATGTGGCAGAAATACAGAACGTTGTAAATGTTACCTTTGGTTCTATGACTAAAGATATAGAAGAGTTTTCTAAGTCTGCAATGGATAACTTCGGACTATCGGAATTAGCTGCTAAAAAGTATTCTTCTACTATGGGAGCAATGTTAAAGAGTTCTGGTATAGCTGGTGAAGCAGTAAGAGATATGTCTATAGACTTAACTAAATTGACCGCCGATATGGCCAGTTTTCACAATATGAGTAATGATGAAGTATTTACAAAAATAATGTCTGGTATGAGTGGAATGTCCATGCCACTTAAAGAACTAGGTATAAATATGAATGTGGCAAACCTTGAAGCCTTTGCGATGAGTCAAGGAATGGATAAAGCATATAGAAAGATGTCACAAGCTGAACAAGCTATGGTTAGATACAATTACTTGTTAAGTGTAACTGGTGATATGCAAGGAGACTTTTCAAGAAACGCACATAACTGGGGACATCAGTTAAAGATATTAAGTGAACAGTGGAACACCTTAAAAGCGACTATAGGGCAAGGTTTTATTAACATACTTGCTCCTATAGTCACTGGATTAAATATACTAATTAAAAAAATACAAGTAGCTGCCGAGTACTTTAGAGCATTTACAGCTTTAATTTTTGGAGACACACAGGCTAGTAAGGGTACTGCTAAAAATCTAGGCTACACTGTAGACAGTCTAGAAGATGCAGAAGATGGTTTTGGTGATGTAGGTAAGGCTGGGAAGAAAGCAGGGAAAGATCTCAAAGGTGCTACAACTGGATTTGATGAAATTAATAAACTAACTGATAAAGCAGGAAGTTCAGCAGGAGATCTAGCCGACGACCTAGGTGGTATCGGTTCTATTGATCTAGGGACTGCTAGTAGTGGAGAGTTAGATTTAGATACATCTAAAATAGAGAGCCAGCTAGGGAAAGTAAAAAGATTGTTTGAAGATTTTTATAACGATTGGGGAGCAAAAGATTTCTTTAAAGGTTTTAGAGATGGACTAGATCTAATTAATTTTGACAGTATAAAGACCAATTTCAAAACAGTATTTAGCGGACTTGGTGAGATTGCTAATACTGCAATAATGGCTATGCAGCCTATATTTCAAGCAGCAGGGCAGGCATTTGGAACAAGCATTAAATATGGGATTGCAATAGCTGGTAATCTGTTTGAGCCAATAACTTTAGGTTGGGCGAACTTTATAACCAATATGAAGGGTCCTATACAAGATTGGATAAACGAAACTTCTAATACAATAACCAATGGATTTAATAATTTAACCGGGATATATGAAAACTTAGGACAATCTTGGTTAAATAGTGTAAATAAGTACAAGGAGCCTATAGCGAAAGCAGTAGAAGACACATTAACTAATTCTTCAAATACTTTTATGTTAATTGGTACAGTGGTAGCAGATACATTTGAAATAGTCACAGACAAGGTAAAAGAATTCGCAGAAGAAAATAAAGGAGAAATTCAAAACTTTACTGATAGCATCTTTGGAATATTCACTGACGCCTGGGATTTAATAAATGATGTATGGGAAGATACATTAAACAGCCTTAAAGTATTTTGGGATACATGGGGTAAGGACATTGTTGCTGGTGCAATGAACATAGTAAACGATATTGGTGGATGGTTCTTATATTTATGGAACGATTTAGTAAAGCCAACTTGGGATACTATGATGAGTTGGCTAAAGAAAATATGGGATGAAAACTTAAAAGGATTAGTTGATGAATTACTTGGATTTGTTGGTAGAGTAGGAGATCTAATACTGAAACTATGGGAAGGAGTATTTAAGCCTTTAGTTGATGATATATTAAATGTTTTAGTTCCAGCTTTTAAAAATGCCTTCAATCTTATACTGGATATAGTAGGTACTGTAGTGAATGGAATTATTGGCATAATTAAGAATCTATTAAAAATACTAAACGGAATAATAGACTTTGTAGTAGGAGTGTTTACTGGAGATTGGCAAAGAGCTTGGGAAGGTGTAAAAGGAATATTCAGTGGAGTCATTGGTTCCTTAGAAGAAATTTTTAAGGGTGTTATAAATGGCATAACAGGCATTGCAAATAGTTTTATACGCTTTTGGAACAGAATAGAACTAGAAGTTCCAGAGGTTGACATACCACTCTTTGGAAAAGCTGGAGGCTTTAGAATCGGAGTGCCTACAATACCAGAAATACCCAAACTTGCAACAGGCGGTATAACAGATGTAAATAATCCATTCATGGCTATAGTAGGAGATAACAGAACTCAAAGAGAGGTAGTTGCACCGCTTGATGATTTAATGGGCATGATTACATCAGCAGTAAGTGGTGCAGCAGGAAACAATCAAGGTAGTGGAGATATCCAGGTAATAGTTAAAGTTGGAGAAGATACACTAACAGAAAAAGTAGTATCTAATATAAATAGACAAAATCGCATAAGTGGTAAAACAGTAATAACAGTGTAG
- a CDS encoding phage head closure protein, translating to MNPGKLNKRITIYKDTDKQDDYGEPLDKKIVLHKCWASIKNKSGTEQFKADTPFSKVITSFLIRYTRKVIDTTMKIEFKNETYNIIYVDNYNFSNECIEITAEKVS from the coding sequence ATGAATCCAGGCAAATTAAACAAGCGAATTACTATATATAAAGATACTGATAAACAAGACGATTACGGAGAGCCACTTGATAAAAAGATAGTATTACATAAGTGTTGGGCCAGTATAAAAAATAAAAGTGGAACAGAGCAATTCAAGGCAGATACTCCTTTCTCTAAGGTAATTACTAGCTTTCTAATTAGATATACAAGAAAGGTAATCGACACTACTATGAAGATTGAGTTTAAGAATGAAACTTATAACATTATCTATGTAGATAATTATAACTTTAGTAATGAATGTATAGAAATTACTGCCGAAAAGGTGAGTTAA
- a CDS encoding phage tail tube protein, translating to MGKATRSLGTKLSKGSTDIGGLTSIGGIEITADTIDVTTLESDGGYREFIGSFKDGGEVPIEGFFDPDEASGQVELQTSLDSGLAEDYKITFPTTPKAEWAFKGVVTGFKVGDVDIDGTINFGATIKVSGKPVLTVSTGVEG from the coding sequence ATGGGTAAAGCAACTAGATCATTGGGTACCAAATTATCCAAAGGCTCAACTGATATAGGAGGATTAACTTCTATTGGTGGCATAGAAATTACCGCAGACACTATCGACGTAACTACACTTGAAAGTGACGGAGGGTACAGAGAATTTATAGGTAGCTTTAAAGATGGTGGAGAGGTGCCAATAGAAGGATTCTTTGATCCAGACGAAGCTTCTGGACAAGTAGAACTACAGACTTCTCTAGATAGTGGATTAGCAGAGGACTATAAAATTACATTCCCTACTACTCCAAAGGCAGAATGGGCATTCAAAGGAGTAGTAACAGGCTTTAAAGTAGGAGATGTAGACATTGATGGAACAATAAACTTTGGGGCAACTATAAAAGTAAGTGGTAAACCTGTTTTAACTGTATCAACAGGAGTTGAAGGCTAG
- the gp17 gene encoding tail completion protein gp17: protein MEQALRHELTKAIPELNNSIYPTNAPEGSQRPYLVYARINTKTLKTLEGVTDKENISYMFSIMATKYSDMVRVRKQVTDLLKDMAQRTIGIKNIFIEDIDINNIDESYEFNLGVNRGIIDFTIYY, encoded by the coding sequence ATGGAACAGGCATTAAGGCATGAGTTAACCAAAGCTATTCCAGAGTTAAATAATTCTATATACCCTACAAATGCACCAGAAGGCTCGCAAAGGCCTTATTTAGTTTATGCAAGGATTAATACTAAAACATTAAAAACCCTTGAAGGAGTAACGGATAAAGAGAATATAAGTTACATGTTTTCAATTATGGCAACTAAATATAGTGATATGGTTAGGGTTAGAAAACAAGTTACAGATTTGCTTAAAGATATGGCACAGAGGACCATAGGAATTAAAAACATCTTTATTGAGGATATAGACATAAACAATATTGATGAAAGCTACGAATTTAATTTAGGAGTAAACCGAGGGATTATAGATTTTACAATTTATTATTAA
- a CDS encoding phage major capsid protein, protein MTMMKNIKRVAEFRATLKNLTEQRNDKVTELQSILDAAKAETRAMTEEEMTKFTSLEKEIKNLDETIAAETRAKGLEILEDTKKDKTIEERAMVEERAFENYVRGIVEQRADVNLTTGDNGAVIPSTIANKIIKKVYDMSPIYQLATRYDIGGTINIPYYDENTQSIQMAYATEFVELESTSGKFSNIELKGFLAGVLSKISKSLVNNSQFAIVPFVINAMAESIHRWIEKELLNGTVNKIEGLSTVTQAVTTASATAIIADELIDLQETVPDIYQGSAIWIMKKSTRTAIRKLKDNEGNYLLNKDISAKWGYTLLGRDVYTSDNMPAMVTGNTAIYYGDMSGLAVKLSEDMNIEVLREKYATQHAIGVVGWIELDSKVENAQKISKLVMKES, encoded by the coding sequence ATGACTATGATGAAAAATATTAAAAGAGTAGCAGAATTTAGAGCAACATTAAAAAATCTAACAGAGCAAAGAAATGATAAAGTAACAGAATTACAGTCCATTTTAGATGCTGCGAAGGCTGAAACTAGAGCAATGACGGAAGAGGAAATGACGAAGTTTACTTCCTTAGAAAAAGAGATTAAAAATTTAGATGAAACAATAGCAGCTGAAACCAGAGCTAAAGGTTTAGAAATATTAGAGGATACGAAGAAAGATAAAACTATAGAAGAGAGAGCAATGGTAGAGGAAAGAGCTTTTGAAAACTATGTTAGAGGTATAGTAGAACAAAGAGCAGATGTAAATTTAACAACTGGAGACAATGGAGCAGTCATTCCTTCTACTATAGCAAACAAGATCATTAAAAAGGTGTACGACATGTCGCCTATTTATCAATTAGCCACTAGATATGACATAGGAGGAACTATTAATATTCCTTACTACGATGAAAACACACAGAGCATACAAATGGCTTATGCAACTGAATTCGTTGAATTAGAATCTACATCCGGAAAGTTTTCTAATATCGAGCTGAAAGGATTTTTAGCTGGAGTTTTAAGCAAAATTTCTAAATCGCTAGTCAATAATTCCCAATTTGCAATAGTACCTTTTGTGATAAATGCCATGGCAGAATCCATTCATAGATGGATAGAAAAAGAACTATTGAATGGTACAGTTAATAAAATAGAAGGACTTTCTACGGTTACTCAGGCAGTTACAACAGCAAGTGCAACGGCTATTATCGCAGATGAATTAATCGATCTTCAAGAAACGGTGCCAGATATTTATCAAGGATCAGCAATTTGGATTATGAAAAAGTCAACTAGAACAGCAATAAGAAAACTAAAAGATAACGAAGGCAATTATCTATTAAACAAAGATATATCCGCAAAATGGGGATACACCTTACTAGGAAGAGATGTTTACACATCTGATAACATGCCAGCCATGGTGACAGGAAACACTGCTATTTACTACGGGGATATGAGCGGATTGGCTGTTAAGCTATCTGAAGATATGAACATAGAGGTACTTAGAGAAAAATACGCGACGCAACATGCCATTGGAGTAGTAGGATGGATTGAACTTGATTCAAAAGTTGAAAACGCTCAAAAAATATCTAAATTAGTAATGAAAGAATCCTAA
- a CDS encoding glycoside hydrolase family 25 protein encodes MIIDISSWQEASKINYDELAKQVKLVIIRTQYGSRHLDKHYKTHHTEFKKRGIPTAAYAWVRGISIEDMKVEATDFYNRTKEFNPTIWFLDVEEQSMSDMRSGISAYVKRLKELGAKKIGIYVGHHLYKQFNLNLDEVDTIWIPHYGRNDGTANSKPNYYCDIHQYTDKGKLNGYSGNLDLNRLMGIKSLSYFTGEQKEEVTKEEKELDSIKINLHGKELEVEGIFKDKTNYIPVRFLEKLGYCLDWQDNTIIIEYKGEDK; translated from the coding sequence ATGATTATAGATATATCAAGTTGGCAAGAAGCGAGTAAAATTAATTATGATGAATTAGCAAAGCAAGTAAAATTGGTAATCATAAGGACTCAGTATGGGTCTAGACATTTAGATAAACATTACAAAACACATCATACAGAATTTAAGAAAAGAGGAATACCTACAGCTGCATATGCTTGGGTAAGAGGGATCTCTATAGAAGACATGAAGGTAGAAGCAACTGACTTCTACAATAGAACTAAAGAATTTAATCCTACAATTTGGTTTCTTGATGTAGAAGAGCAGTCCATGTCCGACATGAGAAGTGGAATATCTGCATATGTGAAAAGGCTTAAAGAACTTGGAGCAAAGAAGATCGGTATTTATGTAGGGCATCATTTATATAAGCAATTCAATTTAAATTTAGATGAAGTAGATACCATTTGGATTCCTCACTATGGAAGAAATGATGGTACAGCTAACAGTAAACCTAATTACTATTGTGATATACATCAATACACAGACAAAGGCAAGTTAAACGGTTATAGTGGAAACTTAGATTTAAATAGATTAATGGGAATCAAATCGTTATCTTATTTCACAGGTGAGCAAAAAGAAGAAGTAACAAAGGAAGAAAAAGAACTAGACTCAATAAAAATAAATCTTCATGGCAAGGAATTGGAAGTAGAAGGCATCTTTAAGGATAAGACAAACTATATTCCAGTAAGATTTCTAGAAAAATTAGGATACTGTTTAGATTGGCAAGATAACACTATAATAATTGAATATAAAGGAGAGGATAAATAA
- a CDS encoding CD1375 family protein has translation MSFSIIEQKLIDAYTILVLAEKKTIEEVPEKIRNAVDIKVAERTIEVLGGSL, from the coding sequence ATGTCTTTTTCTATAATAGAGCAAAAGTTAATAGATGCCTATACCATATTAGTTTTAGCTGAGAAAAAAACAATAGAAGAAGTTCCCGAAAAAATTAGAAATGCAGTAGATATAAAAGTAGCAGAAAGAACTATAGAAGTGCTAGGAGGTAGTTTATAA
- a CDS encoding replication-relaxation family protein: MTNREIQQQRDREIIKFIEQFKVASTDTIAELFFPSLRMAQRRLSRLVDYGVLKREREHFTFQYVYYIEKTKQMQHRLILTEFYRQIKRLGIEVVKFENEFTFFEGIRPDGFIAYSIGEKNYIAFIETELSNKPNITKYEELYKSEEWKKVLPIFPAIIWVTDNNIPKTELSIFHIKRDFSNIGILCKY; this comes from the coding sequence ATGACTAATAGAGAGATACAGCAGCAAAGAGATAGAGAGATAATTAAGTTTATAGAACAATTTAAAGTAGCCAGTACGGATACTATAGCAGAGTTATTTTTTCCTAGTTTAAGAATGGCCCAAAGACGATTATCTAGGCTGGTTGATTACGGAGTTCTAAAACGTGAAAGAGAACACTTTACATTTCAGTATGTATATTACATCGAAAAAACTAAGCAAATGCAACACAGACTAATACTGACCGAGTTTTATAGACAAATAAAACGATTAGGAATAGAAGTTGTTAAGTTTGAAAATGAGTTTACATTCTTTGAAGGGATAAGGCCAGATGGATTTATAGCCTATAGCATTGGAGAGAAAAACTATATAGCGTTTATTGAAACCGAATTATCTAACAAACCCAACATTACTAAATACGAGGAATTATATAAATCAGAAGAATGGAAAAAAGTATTACCTATATTCCCTGCAATAATTTGGGTAACAGATAACAACATACCTAAAACAGAATTATCGATATTTCATATTAAAAGAGATTTTTCAAATATAGGTATACTATGTAAATATTAG
- a CDS encoding DUF6711 family protein: MSLININGVDLPAPTKFKIQKSDLDSSDTNRNEIGILQRDRVRQGIYKIELEFNGKTSSEIHVIESAIEPAKIQVNFPSPTGKTTKTMYAGDRNGPEIAKYDEDYNKIRWNISFNLIEY, translated from the coding sequence ATGTCATTGATTAATATAAATGGTGTAGACTTGCCTGCACCTACTAAATTTAAAATACAAAAATCGGATTTAGATAGCTCTGATACAAATAGAAATGAAATAGGCATACTCCAAAGAGATAGAGTTAGACAAGGAATTTACAAGATAGAATTAGAATTCAATGGTAAAACAAGTTCAGAAATTCATGTTATTGAGTCTGCAATAGAACCTGCTAAAATACAAGTGAATTTTCCTTCTCCTACAGGAAAGACAACTAAAACAATGTATGCAGGAGATAGGAATGGTCCAGAAATAGCTAAATATGATGAAGATTATAACAAAATAAGATGGAATATAAGTTTTAACTTAATAGAGTATTAG